A window of Streptomyces gilvosporeus contains these coding sequences:
- a CDS encoding trimeric intracellular cation channel family protein, translating to MLHLLYLVGVAAFAASGVLAAYRANMDPFGGLVLAFAASVSGGTLRDTILNRTPVWTHDWVLLTVIICVGVGTIVYLRFWQLPQKSLLVVDAVGLSVVTVIGARAAIESHVTPLAVIILAVLTGVTGEVIRDVLCGEFPPLLLREDVYALAALAGACCLLALSHLGVGATPAAAVSAGVVFALRMGAVYFGVHLPRPHQPADRGGPDAG from the coding sequence ATGCTGCATCTGCTCTACCTGGTCGGCGTCGCCGCCTTCGCCGCGAGCGGGGTGCTGGCCGCCTACCGGGCCAATATGGACCCCTTCGGCGGCCTGGTCCTCGCCTTCGCCGCCTCGGTCTCCGGCGGCACGCTGCGCGACACCATTCTCAACCGGACACCGGTGTGGACGCACGACTGGGTCCTGCTCACGGTGATCATCTGCGTCGGGGTCGGGACCATCGTCTATCTGCGGTTCTGGCAGCTGCCGCAGAAGTCACTGCTGGTCGTGGACGCGGTGGGGCTCTCCGTGGTCACCGTCATCGGCGCCCGTGCGGCCATCGAGTCGCACGTCACCCCGCTGGCCGTGATCATTCTCGCCGTGCTGACCGGGGTCACCGGCGAGGTCATCCGCGATGTGCTGTGCGGGGAGTTCCCCCCGCTGCTGCTGCGCGAGGACGTCTATGCCCTGGCGGCCCTGGCGGGCGCCTGCTGCCTGCTGGCGCTGTCGCACCTCGGCGTGGGGGCCACCCCCGCCGCGGCGGTGTCGGCGGGGGTGGTCTTCGCCCTGCGGATGGGCGCGGTGTACTTCGGGGTGCATCTGCCGCGGCCGCACCAGCCGGCCGACCGCGGCGGACCGGACGCCGGTTAG